In Microbacterium sp. AB, a single genomic region encodes these proteins:
- the dapC gene encoding succinyldiaminopimelate transaminase: MSVRDLADYPWDTVTPYRERAAAHAGGLVDLSIGSPVDPTPEIVRRALAESTDAHAYPQTVGTPALREAIVDWYARRRGVAGLSVDEVLPTIGSKELVALLPTLLGLGEGDVVVHPRAAYPTYEVGARVVNATPVASDDPSEWPEGARLIWINTPGNPDGRTWTVDELAVAVSRARELGAVLASDECYAELGWDGPWAEEPVPSVLDPRVTGGSRDGLLSVYSLSKQSNLAGYRAAFVAGCPRIVGDLLAARKHLGLMPPAPVQHAMAVALGDDAHVEAQKALYRARRDRLRPAVEAAGFRIDRSEAGLYLWATEGRDAWESMGRLADLGILAGPGVFYGPCFPQHVRLSLTASDERIAAAAERLNGQGS; this comes from the coding sequence ATGAGCGTCCGCGACCTCGCCGACTACCCCTGGGACACCGTCACCCCTTACCGGGAGCGCGCCGCGGCGCACGCGGGGGGCCTCGTCGACCTGTCTATCGGCTCGCCCGTCGACCCGACCCCGGAGATCGTGCGACGGGCTCTCGCGGAGTCGACGGACGCGCACGCCTATCCGCAGACCGTCGGCACGCCCGCGCTGCGCGAGGCGATCGTGGACTGGTACGCGCGTCGCCGGGGCGTCGCCGGCCTGAGCGTCGACGAGGTCCTCCCGACGATCGGGTCCAAGGAGCTCGTCGCGCTGCTCCCGACCCTCCTCGGGCTCGGCGAGGGCGACGTCGTCGTGCACCCCCGTGCCGCGTATCCGACCTACGAGGTGGGGGCCCGGGTCGTGAACGCGACGCCCGTGGCGTCCGACGACCCGTCCGAGTGGCCCGAGGGTGCCAGGCTCATCTGGATCAACACCCCCGGCAACCCCGACGGACGCACCTGGACCGTCGACGAGCTCGCCGTCGCGGTGAGCCGTGCGCGGGAGCTCGGCGCCGTGCTCGCGAGCGACGAGTGCTATGCGGAGCTCGGGTGGGACGGCCCGTGGGCGGAGGAGCCGGTGCCCTCCGTGCTCGATCCCCGCGTCACGGGCGGCAGCCGCGACGGGCTCCTGAGCGTCTACTCGCTGAGCAAGCAGTCCAACCTCGCCGGCTATCGCGCGGCCTTCGTGGCCGGATGCCCTCGCATCGTGGGCGACCTCCTCGCCGCCCGCAAGCACCTCGGTCTCATGCCCCCGGCGCCCGTGCAGCATGCGATGGCCGTGGCCCTCGGCGACGACGCGCACGTCGAGGCGCAGAAGGCGCTCTACCGCGCACGACGCGACCGGCTGCGCCCCGCGGTGGAGGCCGCCGGATTCCGCATCGACAGGAGCGAGGCGGGCCTGTACCTGTGGGCGACGGAGGGACGCGACGCCTGGGAGTCGATGGGCAGGCTCGCCGATCTCGGCATCCTCGCCGGTCCCGGCGTCTTCTACGGTCCGTGCTTCCCGCAGCACGTGCGGCTGTCGCTCACGGCGAGCGACGAGCGCATCGCCGCCGCGGCCGAACGCCTGAACGGACAGGGCTCGTAG